The Pongo pygmaeus isolate AG05252 chromosome 7, NHGRI_mPonPyg2-v2.0_pri, whole genome shotgun sequence DNA segment TAGCTATAATGCTTCTAGCTCCTCATATAATATGGAACCTTGGTCCAGGTGTTGCGATGATGTCACTGTACGGTTCTTCCTGTGTCAGCTCAATAGCTTGCTGCTTTTTAAGAACCAAGAAGCTGTAGAACTTTGCGGCAGCTTGTTTTCTGTTCGTATTTCGACATAACTCAAGCAAACTGATAGATTCAGCTCCAGTTTTAGCAAGAGCACgctgaaataaaaccaaaaaagggTAACTTAAAGTAATCTGTATAATAAAGTAGTAATTCAGTGAGGATGCTGATacagtctgaatatttgtcccctccaaatctcatgctgaaacgTGATTTCCCAGTGTCAGAGATGGAGCCTAGTGAGGTGTTTGTGTCacagggtggggatgggggtggtggtggatcccttatgaatggctcCCTGCAGCAATCAGTGAATTTTTGCTCATTAGTTAAcacgagagctggttgtttaaaagagcccaGCCATCTCTCTCAtgtctcttgccatgtgacacacctgctccccctttgccttccaccatgactataagctttctgaggcctcaccagaagcagatgctggtgcttTGCTTCTTGTATAgtctgtagaactgtgagccaaataaacttcatttctttataaactacccaaactcaggtattcctttagagcaacacaaaacagactaacacagatgCTAATTTTGGTTACTGGAAAAAACAAACTATATATTCTGCTCAGGACAAAGatagcactttttaaaatagtatgtGATTCTCATGTTAATCAAGAGGGTAAAAGGCCAAAGTATGTTATGGTACATCTAAAATCCAAATAAGTCCAAGAAACCAGCAAAATTGTTCTGAcatgtattattaaaataaccAATTTCTTTAGACAGCTAATGTAATATAGTAGTAAAATCTAGCACTTatagtttttaaagtaaaaaataaagaaagaaatgtcaaCTGTCCTATTTTAAGAAACCTTGAGCAACTTGCTTGGCATTTTGCAGACGTTCAAGATATCCTGTCTATGTCTAGGACATTAAAGCACGAGGAAAAGTAACGTCTGATGCTACACAATGACCCAATAAATTTAATGATTCAGCATATTAAATTTACTCCGTGAAAATCAAGAAGGTGCAGGCATACAAAGGAGTTGTGTAGTATGTCATCATGGTTCTGCTTTTCAGGAAAACCACAAGCATTCTCCTGCATGCTTTTCAGGCTTACTCTTGGCCTAACAgtttatgtatttaattaaaacatttaaaaataatgtagtttTGGAAAAAGTTTGACAAAGGTATGCTTTCTGTTTCCAgcatctaacttttttttttcagggaacaATGCCAAGAGCCTTTGATGAAGCATTTTCCTCTAAGACAACAGCAGCAATACCTGAAGACCATGAAGCATCTGCTGAGTTCTTTTGTTCCATCTTCTTTCTTCCTGATCTTGATCACCCCCTGATGCATCTTCATCCTGAATAAAAATGACCCCCAAAAAGCTGACAAAACAAGTCCAATGCAAAATGAAGTATTTCTACATCTCCTAAAAGCTCCTAAATTACCTGGAGATTGTATATTTTGAACTAATAGAAAACTGTACTTAATGCTGCTGAGCAATCACTTAGCATCTAGAGTACAAACTGAagagtttgtttttcttaaattacaAGGCAAAGTCCTCTGTTTATGTGCAAGCAAACATTTGGCTGAAAGTATGCTTCTATACTGCGCTATAAGGATGCTATCTACACACATTATGTGGTCTGTGGACTGCTGCTGATCATGGAGCTTTTGGTTACTGGCCCCTCTTAAAGAACTTCAGGATATAAATAAACTGTACCACTAAATATACTGTTTATTTCaactaaatatacatacataaatattgcAACATGATTTTCTAGATGACTTATGTTCTGGCAGACTCCTAATCTCATTGTGGAGCAGTACCAAAGAGCCTGCAGACTACCTAAGTTGAGGATTTATTATTGGTCTATATGGTGTTTTAAAATGAATGGGCTATAATCCTTACTATATATTTCACTTGAGCAACCTAGTTCTCAGCCACATGCTGCCTAAGTAACTTTTTAAAGTCCAAGGTGGGTGCAAGGCAGCAGCTGTGATGTTCCCAGGCTATGGTGAAACTATATACCAGCCATAACAAAAACCACAACTATTTTAATACTCATTCACAACTAAGTCTGAGATAATGGCACATCCTCACACATAGGTAGGAGTAGCTCTGAAGCTAATTTTGGCTTTAAAATAAGGTATTCATATTAAAGATAAGCACTATTATTAGAATTAAGAACAGATGCTAATGAAAATTTATCCAATCCATAACTTTTTTTGGTCTTGAAGAAATTTAAACAGCTTCAATGCTACCTAAAGGAcaccttattttaaatttaaaagtttaagtaACACATGCGATAGAATATCAAACAGAAGAATAAATTCTAAGTCTTAACAACCTCAATGATccagaaataaggaagaaaaagaagaaaaaagaccttCAACAGTGTAAACATGccccaagaaaaagaaattgattccTAAAACACCTCTtactttgtaaaaagaaaaagtcatttaaGCCTTCGCTCAGTCTAAGTGTTTTAGCAAAGTTATGCTTTACCCTGGtccaagtaaaagaaaaacaaaaacaaaacccagacaaGTGGAAAACATATGGTTATCTGATTTCCAGGCCACTACAGATACAGAAAAGGTTATATCAGAAGCAGATGATAACAGCAGTAAGAATCGACCACTGACCACAAGATAGTAAAAGCAGCTACAAGCAATTTTGAAGCCAAGCAAGAAATCAGTGTAAGGGCAATTCCATGTCCTTCAAAAGCCCACAAGGGAGCCAATGAGTTACAGCACAGCATAAAATTTGATGTTCCTAATGATGAGCGAGACCATGAAGAATTTGGTAAAATTTTGCTTATattctaacatttttaaataactctgATGCTCAACATCAATTAAGTTAGCcccaatatgaaaaataaaagaaagctggTTGGAGGTTTTTGCTAAATCTGGAATGAAAATTATTAATTAGTTTACCTCTTCCTCTTCatcatcttctttttccttctctttctccttctctttttctggcAGAAGTTCTAACTCTGGTATTAGCTGACAGATATTTGGAGGTTCTTCTGGGGGAAGCTCTACAGGTGGTATTTCCATCTGCTCTACCTGCTGAGGCTTAAAGCAATACAAATAAGACAATTTAAGATGTATGCTTTTAAAGTagcttattttaaatatgaaaatacacagTGGCTGAAGTTTTCTAGTCGAAAAGAAATACTGAGATTATATCTCCATATTTCCCCACAAGCAAAAATTTATTACAGTATatatcttttttgattttttataaaactacattgaagcagcTTACAAAAGAAACTGACTGCTTATCCTAAACCACGTTTCATTTTCATACTTTTTAGGAGTCAAATGCTTTTTAACTACTAAAGCTTCTGTAAGATTATTATATTGTAACTTAAAAATCATAAGCTTTCACTCTGAGAGTCTTGAATGTCTCACGACAGCAAATAAAAGGAGTGAGAACATTGCTTTTCTGGGTCCACttcctatatttattttctctcaggcTTTATATAGAGTTAAGAACATTAAAACCAAAGTCtttaaaagaaaccaaagaatTACCAGAAAGAGGGTGGTTATGAAAGTCACCTACTCATTACTGTGTTCCTATTCCTGAGCTCATACAGAAAAATGCTCTTATTGACAACTCTTACCACCAGAGGGCACAGAAAACTAGTTCTTAAAATTGGCAGAGTATTCTTGATGGAGGCTGAACAAGAAGCCTAAGGTTATCTAAAAGCCTCCCTTTGctcaaattcatttattctatGGACTTAAGATTGGAAAGCCCTAAACCAAACCCTACTATTTCCTCCTTCATACTTGCTTAGCTTTCCTATCCTAGCTGAACTCAATGGTAGTCAAAGTTTGAATGAAGCAGACAGATACTGCTTTACATTTTCTCAGGTACTTGAAGTTTATTCTGATTACTTAATAAGATGACCTAAAACTGCCTAGTACTGAAGGTATGCAGGAATGTTTCCCAAATAATAAATCAGAACCAGCTTCAGAGTCAAGGATGCTCATTCCGGAGCACTCTAAAGCAATACTATTCAAAAAGAGTCAGGAAAGACTGCACCAACTCCCAGAACATATTCTCTCACTCGGAGTGGACTGTCTATATCCCGTTGCTCTTCTTCCTCTGGACTCATTCCTTACCATTTTCTGTCAAAACCAAGACACTTTAAAGGCCTCCCTAAATACCACTTGCTACTGACTGTATGAATACCTTCAAATGACTTAATGGATAGATTTGCTTACTTACAGGCATCACAGGCTCTGGGTCAATTTGTCCAGCTTTTCGCTTAACTCCctgaggtggtggtggaggcatAGCTGACTCATCTACGTTTGTTCTGCTGGCCTCCATCACTGACTCCTGGAGGCGGCTTGGCTCTTCAATAATGGGCTCATCTGCAATTGGTCATATGAAGAGAAAACATAGGTCATACAGTTTTGAACAGTATTATAgaaccatttattttttaaactggtaCACTAAGACATACATAATGCTTTCTTTAATGAAGAAGGCCAGATAAAATTTTAGCTCCATAAAGATTTACTCAATTTTCAGCAATATACATAAAGGGGAAAGGGGATCTTAAAAGGAGAAGTCCTACCCCCAGTACAATGTAGGACAATTCTTTAGCAGACTATCTACCCTGCCAGTTCTGAACCTTAAACCTCTGGAAAGACAGGAAGCTTCATACTTAAATAAGGCAATCAGATCCAATGCATTTCCCTGCCCAAACATCTGAGTTATCTTTGattcctcatttctttcactCTGACAGTATAAAGGTAAATTTTAAGCCAAATACTCATGTGAACTTCATCAAGGAACTATTCCAACAGAACAAACCAATAACATCACGCTGCTGATGCTGCTGTTGCTGGTCCTCTCTAGGAACCTCTGGATTTTCAAATTCTTTGAGGAATTCATCCAAATTATCtgcctctcctcctttcctcctttttctaAGGTCTTCTGGTACAAGCGGTGTAAGACAGCGTGTAAagagctataaaaaaaaaaaaaaaaagaaaaatttcaattataaaataaatctaaCTAAAAAGTCACCACTGATTTCTATCTGCCAAAGGTATGTTCTAATAAATATAAGTGTATAATTTAGCATGGCTTTTATcatattcacatttcattccatctgaAAACGATTTTAAATGAGTTTTCAAATTATAACTGcagacattttaaataaactaaaaaaactgTATCCATTATCTCACAACCTTAAGGGGTTTTCTATTTATCTGCCTGCagtttattttcatattcatCAATTAAAACTCACCCTAACTGGTCTCATACAAAATAGctttaaattgtgttttcttCCCTTATATATGGTAACCTTATTAGCtatcatttaaactattttttttgagacagagtctcgctctgtcacccaggctggagtgcagtggcacaatctcagctcattgcaacctccgtcccccgggttcaagtgattcttgtgcctcagcctcctgagtagctgggattacaggtgtgtaccaccacacacgactaatttttatattattaggaCAGACCATGTTggccggctggtctcaaactcctgacctcaagtgatccactcgcctcagcctcccaaagtgctgggattacaggcatgagccactgctcctggtctCATTTAAACTActtttaatggctacataatatttcattttgaacCATTcctctacttttaaaattatttcaggctTCTCTCTTTTAAACTGTAAACAACAATGGAATCAACATTTTCACAGAGATAGCTTTTCCACACTTTGAATTACTTCCTTAGGAAAAATTTCTAATAATGAAATTACTGAGTCAAAGAATAAATAGTTTAAGGaccttcttaaaaataattatatgataGTGCTTACAATAAAGAGCACAACTTTGTTGCTCTGGGATACTTTAGATTTAGAATATATTACTATATTCTAAATACACGGTAAAATCAATAGGTTCCGTGCATATCTCAACTTCAGACAGAATAGCCTAACAGGACTGCTTCATTCACCAGACACCTGTGAGTCTTATTTTGGAATACTGTGGAATGTGAGCAGAAAAGAgcctataaatggaaaaaaacaaaacaaaacaaccaaccaaaaaaccTCCTGAAGCCAGAATTCTTTACTGTGGAAAAAGGAGAACCACTCATGTTTCATTCAGAAAACATTTCAAGAATTCAGATGTAAAACACACTGAGACGATATAACTAATAATTACAGAGAGAAGTATTATTAAACATGTCAGTGGCTTTTTAATGTAAGCAAAATTCATTTTACATCTTTTAGAAATGCACGTCTCACTTATCCATATATTTCAGATGAAGTTATGCCCAGTACACTGTGatttaagggagaaaaaagaaaatgtgccacacaGTTGCAAAATACTTGATCAAAAATGATTCAAAggttttagaatctttttttaaagatgctcAAAATGTATATGAAGTAAAAATTCTGCAAACTGTATTACCTTCAGTAGTCTGTTATTCCACAAAGGCTGAGCAGgtaaagaaaacagtttttctaCTCCTCCTGTCTCTTTCCACATCATCAATTTCTTGGTGGGTGGTGCCAGATCCAAAGTAGTAACAATATCAGAATAATCACTAAGTTGGGCTCTAATTGTCTTGCTATCCAACTCTTTGACACTGTCAACAATTagcttcctcttcctcttggcttttgtttctttaactgggatgataataaaaaaaataaaaaataagatcattTTCCTGAGAGGCCAGCATGGAACACACAGCTACAAGATCTGGACTGACTATATTCCCCTGCTTTTCTACACACAGACTCTAGCAGAAAAGTTAAACT contains these protein-coding regions:
- the RAD21 gene encoding double-strand-break repair protein rad21 homolog — encoded protein: MFYAHFVLSKRGPLAKIWLAAHWDKKLTKAHVFECNLESSVESIISPKVKMALRTSGHLLLGVVRIYHRKAKYLLADCNEAFIKIKMAFRPGVVDLPEENREAAYNAITLPEEFHDFDQPLPDLDDIDVAQQFSLNQSRVEEITMREEVGNISILQENDFGDFGMDDREIMREGSAFEDDDMLVSTTTSNLLLESEQSTSNLNEKINHLEYEDQYKDDNFGEGNDGGILDDKLISNNDGGIFDDPPALSEAGVMLPEQPAHDDMDEDDNVSMGGPDSPDSVDPVEPMPTMTDQTTLVPNEEEAFALEPIDITVKETKAKRKRKLIVDSVKELDSKTIRAQLSDYSDIVTTLDLAPPTKKLMMWKETGGVEKLFSLPAQPLWNNRLLKLFTRCLTPLVPEDLRKRRKGGEADNLDEFLKEFENPEVPREDQQQQHQQRDVIDEPIIEEPSRLQESVMEASRTNVDESAMPPPPPQGVKRKAGQIDPEPVMPPQQVEQMEIPPVELPPEEPPNICQLIPELELLPEKEKEKEKEKEDDEEEEDEDASGGDQDQEERRWNKRTQQMLHGLQRALAKTGAESISLLELCRNTNRKQAAAKFYSFLVLKKQQAIELTQEEPYSDIIATPGPRFHII